From a region of the Nitrospirae bacterium YQR-1 genome:
- a CDS encoding 1-phosphofructokinase family hexose kinase produces the protein MIITVTLNPAVDKILKISNFQTGSINRADVLKKYAGGKGINVARALKALGKESLSLTVVGGGTGKQILDMASEEGLNLRYTEITENSRMCMSIISETSETVINEAGPTVTESEIAAFKVLFNETVSAGDMVIISGSAACGFGGDIFYDLILMAGKRQAGVLLDTSGESLKRALSASPHVVKINRDELMAISDKAPPSEDMILTGLVKINEAGGVFLSIATEGDRAVYAVSEGKHYTVMPPEVKALNALGCGDSFTAGLALSLSEGKSIEESLISGVCAGTASSQQLGAGFLDIETEKNLRTKMTKKRKGN, from the coding sequence ATGATTATAACTGTGACCTTAAACCCTGCTGTAGATAAAATACTAAAAATATCGAACTTTCAAACCGGCTCAATTAACCGTGCCGATGTGCTGAAAAAGTATGCAGGCGGTAAGGGCATAAATGTGGCAAGGGCGTTAAAAGCTCTTGGTAAGGAGTCACTGTCTCTGACAGTTGTTGGCGGTGGAACAGGAAAACAGATACTCGACATGGCCTCCGAGGAGGGTTTAAACCTCAGATACACAGAGATAACAGAAAACTCCCGCATGTGTATGTCCATTATAAGTGAGACATCTGAGACTGTCATCAACGAAGCAGGCCCTACTGTTACAGAGTCTGAAATTGCCGCGTTTAAGGTTTTATTTAACGAAACAGTCTCCGCCGGAGATATGGTTATTATCAGTGGTTCGGCAGCCTGTGGTTTTGGCGGGGATATTTTCTATGATTTAATACTAATGGCCGGTAAGCGGCAGGCCGGCGTGCTTTTAGATACAAGCGGTGAGTCTCTAAAAAGGGCCCTAAGTGCCTCTCCGCACGTAGTGAAAATTAACAGGGATGAGCTCATGGCAATTTCTGATAAAGCCCCTCCGTCTGAGGATATGATACTTACAGGGCTTGTAAAAATCAATGAAGCCGGAGGAGTTTTTTTAAGCATAGCCACAGAAGGTGACAGGGCGGTGTATGCAGTTTCAGAGGGTAAACACTACACGGTTATGCCGCCTGAGGTTAAAGCGTTAAACGCCCTTGGATGCGGCGACAGCTTTACCGCCGGCCTGGCTCTTTCCTTAAGTGAAGGCAAAAGCATAGAGGAATCTTTAATTTCAGGCGTTTGCGCAGGGACTGCAAGCTCACAGCAACTCGGAGCCGGTTTTCTGGATATCGAAACGGAAAAAAATCTAAGAACAAAGATGACAAAGAAACGGAAAGGAAATTAA
- a CDS encoding 2Fe-2S iron-sulfur cluster-binding protein, whose product MANLITIKINGTEHKVPEGVNLIDAAESVGVHIPNFCYLKGMKGIGACRMCLVEVNGRSMTACIMKTKDGMDVVTDSEKVKEARKFVVDLILSMHPLDCMTCTKAGVCELQNYAYDFEIKDSSFTRKKFGFPIDDKNPFIKRDPDYCILCGRCVRVCKEQGTSVLEFYGRGVGSKVTTAADKPLHESDCTFCGSCLDVCPVNAIVEADRWRKGREWQYERTASVCLYCTGACDITVSTYKGDVAKVCAGGDDALAEHFICAMGRYGFDSLNAETRVLNPLKRVNGKLEETTWADAAKIVSEKIKGAGAGILTVSTITNEDALALKGYYEKTSVEHLAASVSSYSDKVSLIGDAVDVEGADLMVVAGLNPDQWTRFLPSIDALIRTKADRKTKLIVISSDDAKIAGIADVSLSGDEASLLKSLAKAIADAGLTLPAGLDVSGAAVTEDMTKAAELFKNAQLPVVITTPQLYQAAANLSLFKGTAVSVPYEANSKGVTLMGLSGKGAKCKDMIGGKATALLTVGNGPLPEKPKAGFWAAAVTNMTDIVKEADLVLPMASFLETGGTIVDYQGRLKKLAKAVEPLGQAKSVADIFAEVGKAAGIDISVKASDVESLAKETIKPKASPFEKRTDLDAVSLEIYEMVNAHVVNGSRLFWLKEVKKVAVG is encoded by the coding sequence ATGGCTAATCTGATAACAATAAAAATAAACGGCACCGAGCATAAGGTACCTGAGGGAGTGAATCTCATAGATGCCGCAGAGAGTGTGGGAGTGCACATTCCCAATTTCTGCTATCTGAAGGGAATGAAGGGAATCGGGGCCTGCCGCATGTGTCTTGTCGAGGTTAACGGCCGCTCTATGACCGCCTGCATTATGAAAACCAAAGACGGCATGGATGTGGTGACAGACAGTGAGAAAGTTAAGGAGGCGCGCAAGTTTGTTGTTGATCTTATTCTTTCCATGCACCCCCTTGATTGTATGACTTGTACAAAGGCCGGTGTGTGTGAACTGCAAAATTATGCTTATGATTTTGAGATAAAGGATTCCTCGTTTACGCGTAAAAAGTTTGGATTCCCGATAGACGATAAAAATCCATTTATTAAAAGGGACCCTGACTACTGTATTCTTTGCGGCAGATGCGTAAGGGTGTGTAAGGAGCAGGGAACCTCGGTGTTGGAATTTTACGGCAGAGGTGTTGGTTCAAAAGTAACGACGGCAGCCGATAAACCGCTGCATGAGTCGGATTGCACCTTCTGCGGCTCATGTCTTGATGTCTGTCCGGTTAATGCCATAGTTGAGGCTGACAGATGGCGTAAGGGGCGTGAGTGGCAGTACGAGAGGACCGCATCGGTTTGTCTTTATTGCACAGGGGCTTGCGACATAACCGTCAGCACTTATAAGGGGGATGTAGCAAAGGTATGTGCAGGTGGAGATGATGCACTGGCTGAGCACTTTATTTGTGCTATGGGCAGGTACGGTTTTGATTCACTAAATGCTGAAACCAGAGTTTTAAATCCTCTTAAGAGAGTAAACGGAAAACTTGAGGAGACCACATGGGCGGATGCCGCAAAGATAGTCTCTGAAAAGATAAAAGGCGCCGGCGCCGGAATTTTAACGGTTTCCACTATAACCAACGAGGATGCCCTGGCTTTGAAGGGTTATTACGAGAAGACCTCTGTAGAGCACTTAGCCGCCTCAGTGTCTTCATATAGCGATAAAGTGTCTCTCATCGGGGATGCAGTAGATGTAGAAGGCGCTGATTTAATGGTAGTTGCAGGGCTTAATCCTGATCAATGGACACGCTTTCTTCCATCAATTGATGCTCTTATCAGAACAAAGGCAGACAGAAAAACAAAACTTATTGTGATTAGCTCTGATGATGCAAAAATTGCCGGTATTGCCGATGTGTCATTAAGTGGTGATGAGGCCTCTCTGTTAAAGTCACTGGCAAAGGCAATTGCAGATGCCGGACTTACGCTGCCTGCCGGCTTAGACGTATCCGGGGCCGCTGTAACTGAGGATATGACTAAAGCGGCTGAATTATTCAAAAATGCGCAATTACCGGTTGTTATAACTACTCCGCAACTGTATCAGGCTGCAGCTAACCTTTCTCTCTTCAAAGGCACTGCGGTGTCCGTCCCCTATGAGGCAAATTCTAAGGGCGTAACGCTGATGGGGCTTTCCGGTAAAGGTGCAAAGTGTAAAGATATGATAGGCGGCAAGGCCACAGCATTGTTGACAGTAGGCAACGGCCCATTACCTGAAAAGCCAAAAGCCGGTTTCTGGGCGGCAGCCGTAACAAATATGACAGATATAGTGAAAGAGGCGGATTTGGTACTTCCGATGGCTTCATTTCTTGAGACCGGCGGTACAATTGTAGATTATCAGGGAAGGCTCAAAAAACTTGCAAAAGCCGTTGAGCCCCTTGGTCAGGCAAAATCGGTAGCCGATATTTTTGCAGAGGTTGGCAAGGCTGCCGGAATAGATATTTCAGTAAAAGCCTCCGATGTTGAATCGCTGGCAAAAGAAACAATAAAACCGAAGGCGTCACCATTTGAAAAACGCACTGATTTAGACGCAGTTTCGCTTGAAATCTATGAAATGGTAAACGCACATGTCGTAAACGGCTCCAGATTATTCTGGCTCAAAGAAGTTAAAAAAGTAGCTGTCGGGTAA